Within Actinosynnema pretiosum, the genomic segment GGGTTCGGCGCGGGGCGGCTGGCCGGGGTGTTCGCGCGGCCGTCGGCGTGGCGGGTGCTGGACGGGGTGGTGGCGGTCGTGGTGACGGCGGCCGGGATTTCCCTGATCTGGTGACCTCCCCTGATCCGGTGACGACCGCACGGCCCGTTTTTGTCGGGGGTCCCTGATAGACGTTCGGTGTCGGGACGAGCACGTCCCGCTACCGGGCGGAGAGTCGAGATGCGCGAGCTGGTGGTCACCACCTTCCAGTCGCTGGACGGCGTCGTGCAGGGCCCCGGCGGACCGGACGAGGACCGGTCGGGCGGGTTCGAGCGCGGCGGGTGGCTGGTGCCGTTCTACGAGGACGGGCTGGGCGAGCTGATGGCCGGGATCGTGCGGCGGGCGGGGGCGCTGCTGCTCGGGCGGCGGACGTACGACATCTTCGCCACGAGCTGGCCCCTGACGCCGGAGGACGACCCGATCGGCGAGCGGTTCAACGCCATCCCCAAGCACGTGGTGTCGAGCACGCCGCTGACGCCGGAGTGGCGGGGCGCGAGCCTGCTCGGCGGGGAGCTGGCGACGGCGGTCGCGGCGCTGAAGGCCGACGGCGG encodes:
- a CDS encoding dihydrofolate reductase family protein; its protein translation is MRELVVTTFQSLDGVVQGPGGPDEDRSGGFERGGWLVPFYEDGLGELMAGIVRRAGALLLGRRTYDIFATSWPLTPEDDPIGERFNAIPKHVVSSTPLTPEWRGASLLGGELATAVAALKADGGGEGGELQVHGSGTLVRALLEHGLVDELNVITFPVVVGAGRRLFGEAPVTFELRSLDRTAGGAVVANYANGATGLAQGALGPETGNW